The following proteins come from a genomic window of Streptomyces liliiviolaceus:
- a CDS encoding endonuclease/exonuclease/phosphatase family protein, with product MTDLVTVAVWNIEADGGRNGEHRDLALDVLTEFEPDIFLQQEAKFSRDRGSERLHAAENRLGLRGFLSAPNPHADADIATAVYLRPTMFDVVEARPRAKPWWLHPCHVVARLGACPVPLNLLSLHMCCFDANQRLTEACWTAMHAGGVTLAAGDTNSYPHNPERLALPDWAAVTDRAHMVHRTFLDADGHRHSDTRPDAALTDAGYLDLARYAADHLGQPEALNATAGQRKLDQGGPQRIDRAYGTGGLASALHSVEVVDNDDTREASDHSLLILRFYQVRLERVLTPPLAAAHTAEALR from the coding sequence GTGACCGACCTCGTGACCGTCGCCGTGTGGAACATCGAGGCCGACGGCGGCCGTAACGGCGAACACCGGGATCTCGCACTCGACGTCCTGACCGAGTTCGAGCCGGACATCTTCCTCCAGCAGGAAGCCAAGTTCAGCCGTGATCGGGGCAGTGAACGCCTGCACGCCGCGGAGAACCGGCTGGGCTTGCGCGGGTTCCTCTCCGCGCCCAATCCGCACGCGGACGCCGACATCGCGACCGCCGTCTACCTGCGGCCCACGATGTTCGACGTCGTGGAGGCACGCCCCCGCGCCAAGCCGTGGTGGCTGCACCCCTGCCACGTGGTCGCGCGGCTGGGCGCCTGTCCGGTCCCTCTCAACCTCCTCTCCCTCCATATGTGCTGCTTCGACGCCAACCAGCGTCTGACGGAGGCATGTTGGACGGCCATGCATGCGGGTGGGGTCACTCTCGCCGCCGGTGACACCAACAGCTACCCGCATAATCCCGAACGCCTCGCCCTGCCCGACTGGGCCGCGGTGACCGACCGTGCGCACATGGTCCACCGGACCTTCCTCGACGCCGACGGGCACCGCCACAGCGACACCCGCCCCGACGCCGCCCTGACCGACGCCGGCTACCTCGACCTCGCCCGGTACGCCGCCGACCACCTCGGTCAACCTGAGGCACTCAACGCCACTGCCGGACAGCGCAAGCTCGACCAGGGCGGTCCCCAGCGCATCGACCGTGCCTATGGGACAGGCGGCCTCGCCTCCGCGCTGCACAGCGTCGAAGTCGTCGACAACGACGACACCCGGGAAGCCTCCGACCACTCGCTCCTGATCCTGCGCTTCTACCAAGTGCGGCTCGAACGCGTGCTGACACCGCCTCTGGCCGCTGCCCACACCGCGGAGGCACTCCGATGA
- a CDS encoding thiopeptide-type bacteriocin biosynthesis protein: protein MTLSSWCQANIAFTDWDSAESLAVSRLAPILRAAEDEGVLARWFIIRKSPCWRVRYLPGAGGAERISQGFDALVGEGVTTAWTEIVYEPEENAFGGAEAMASAHRLFHHDSRTLLEHLQGEGGAHRRETSVMLCSLLMRSAGLDWYEQGDVWARVGAHRGLPPGVTSESREQRQAAVHRLISANGDELMRAGGPLAHLADWARAYAVAGRDLAHLMELGRLHRGLRDVLAHHVLFAWNRIGLPYATQAVLADAAKTVIFGPDPTTEGSAANHVGNP from the coding sequence ATGACCTTGTCCTCCTGGTGCCAGGCCAATATCGCGTTCACGGACTGGGACAGCGCCGAGTCCCTCGCGGTGTCCCGACTCGCACCCATTCTGCGGGCCGCCGAGGACGAAGGTGTCCTTGCCCGCTGGTTCATCATCCGCAAGAGCCCCTGCTGGCGTGTGCGCTACCTGCCCGGCGCCGGAGGAGCAGAGCGCATCAGCCAGGGCTTCGACGCACTGGTGGGCGAGGGGGTCACCACGGCGTGGACAGAGATCGTCTACGAACCCGAGGAGAACGCCTTCGGCGGCGCCGAAGCCATGGCAAGCGCGCACCGCCTCTTCCACCACGACAGCCGCACCCTGCTCGAACACCTCCAGGGAGAGGGCGGCGCGCACCGGCGCGAGACATCCGTAATGCTGTGCAGTCTCCTCATGCGCTCCGCCGGGCTGGACTGGTACGAACAGGGCGACGTCTGGGCCCGCGTCGGTGCCCACCGAGGGCTGCCCCCAGGTGTCACCTCAGAGAGTCGCGAGCAACGACAAGCTGCCGTGCATCGGTTGATCTCCGCGAACGGGGACGAACTGATGCGCGCCGGCGGGCCGCTGGCACACCTGGCGGACTGGGCCCGCGCCTATGCCGTTGCCGGGCGGGATCTGGCCCACCTCATGGAGTTGGGGCGGCTTCACCGCGGCCTACGCGACGTCCTCGCGCACCACGTGCTGTTCGCCTGGAACCGCATAGGCCTCCCCTACGCCACTCAGGCCGTTCTCGCCGACGCCGCGAAAACCGTCATCTTCGGCCCGGACCCCACCACAGAAGGGAGCGCCGCGAACCATGTGGGCAATCCCTGA